Genomic segment of Novosphingobium decolorationis:
TAGGCCCTGATCCAGACCTCCTGATGGCCCCGTGCCACCGGAACCGAATAATCGTTGGTCCTGTAGCGCACCAGGGATTGCGAGGAGACCCGCCCGCTCGTCTGATCGCAGGCCTCGAAGGGTGTAGCGGGCAGAGGCTGCATGGCTGCCAGATCGCGTTGCAAGCGCTCACCGATCGTCTCGCTCTGTCCGCGCACCTTGTCCTGCTGGCGCTTGCGGCATTGCTCCTCCAGCCATAGGTTGAAGGCCTCCCAGGTCGGGAACTTCGGGATCGGCACCATGAAATTGCGGCGGCAGTAACCAACCAGCCCTTCCACATTGCCTTTCTCGTTCCCTTGCCCGGGCGGGCATAGCGGTCGCGGATCACGTAATGCGACAGGAAAGCGCTGAACAGCGTGGCACGCTTACGCGTGCCGTCTGGCAGGATCTTCGCCACAAGGCAGCGATCGTTGTCATAGACGATCGAGCGCGGCACCGCGCCGAAGAACGCGAAGGCATGAACGTGTCCGTCCACCCGGCCTCCGCCACCGCCGCCGGATAGGCCCGCACATAGCAGGCATCACTGTGCGGCAGATCGAGTGCGAAGAAGTAGGCCTTCTGCTGCACCCCGCCGATCTCCACCAGCGCTTCCCGAAATCGGCCTGCGCATCCCCCGCCGGGTGGGCCAGCGGCACGAACATCTCCCGGCTGCGTTGCTCACGCTCGCGGATGTAATCCTTGATGATCGTATAGCCGCCGGTGAAACCATGCTCGGCGCGCAAGCGGTCGAATACCCGCTTCGCCGTATGGCGCTGTTTGCGCGGGACGCAGCGGTCCCCTTCAAGCCATCCATCAATGATCGCCACAAACCCGTCCAGCTTCGGACGCTGCGGGACAGATTGACGCCGGTAACCCGGTGGCGATGAAAACGACAGCATCTTGCGCACCGTGTCGCGCGACACATTGAAACGCTTCGCCGCCGCCCGCTGGCTCATGCCATCCGCGCAAGCCAAACGGACCTGAAGATAAAGTTCCACGCTGTAGATCCCCACACCTCCCTGACTTGGCAGAAAGGCTTCAAGGTGGACGACTTTTACGCCGCCCGCAGCAGGACTATCCCGCCGCTAGCGTGGTCGAATATTGCTCCGCCGTTCTCAACCGGGGAAAGTGAGCGACAACGGATCAGGTGCGCCATCCCGAACTACGGGATCGGCAAACCGAGGCAGGGATTGCTAGGCGTTCTCGAGATCGAGAACCACGCGTCCCTCGATCTCGCCCTTGTGCATGCGGGCGAAGACGTCGTTGATGTTCTCGAGGCTATCGGTAGTGACCGTCGCCTTGACCTTGCCCTGCGCCGCAAAGTCGAGCGATTCCTGCAAGTCGAGGCGTGTGCCGACGATCGAGCCGCGCACGGTGATGCCGTTGAGGACAGTGTCGAAAATCGAGATGGGAAAATCACCGGGCGGCAAGCCATTGAGCGATATGGTCCCGCCGCGCCGCGCCATGCCCATCGCCTGCTGGAAGGCTGTCGGGGAGACAGCAGTGACCAGAACGCCCTGCGCGCCGCCAATCTCTTTGGTGATGAAGGCCACCGGATCCACATCCCGCGCGTTGACGGTCAGCGACGCGCCAAGATCCTGTGCAAGCTTCAGTTTTGCGTCGTCGATATCGACCGCGACCACATTAAACCCCATCGCCTTGGCATATTGTACCGCCATATGCCCGAGACCCCCGATACCTGATATCGCCACCCAATCGCCCGGCTTCGTATCGGTGACCTTGAGGCCCTTGTAGACGGTAACCCCGGCGCACAGGATCGGCGAGATGTCGATGAAGCTAACATTGTCCGGAAGGCGGCCTACGTAATTGGCATCGGCCAGCACATACTCTGCGAAGCTGCCGTTTACCGAGTAGCCGGTGTTCTGCTGCTCGTGGCACAGGGTTTCCCAGCCCCCCAGGCAGTGCGTGCAGTGCCCGCAAGCGGAATAGAGCCATGGCACACCGACCCGGTCGCCCTCCTTCACATGGGTTACGCCCTGCCCGACAGCTACGACATGCCCTGCCCCCTCGTGTCCCGGGATGAAGGGCGGGTTCGGCTTGACCGGCCAGTCGCCTTCAGCCGCGTGAAGGTCGGTATGGCACACGCCAGTTGCGGCGATCTTGACGAGGATCTGGCCCGGCCCTGGCCGGGGCACCTGCACCTCCTCGATCACGAGGGGCTTGCCGAATTCACGTACGACGGCGGCTTTCATGGTGCTCTGCATTGGGGCCTCGCTTCATAAACAATAAAACGCTGTCGGCTTCGCCGATATGCGCAGTCCGTAAGTCAGGTATCCTCAGAATGGCGCGTCGATATCGACGATGTCGATCAGCTTGTGATTAACGAATTCCTTGATGCCAAGACCGAGCAGTTCGCGTCCATAGCCCGACCTGCGCACGCCGCCGAACGGCAGATCGGCTTTGACCATGGTCGGATGGTTGACGAAGACCATGCCGGTCGAGATGCGCCGCGCCACCTTGGCACCGTGGGCCGTATCCGACGTGAAGACCGAGCCGCCAAGGCCAAAGGGGGAATCGTTGGCGATGCGCACGGCATCATCTTCGTTCTTCGCTCGAAACAGCATCGAGACCGGGCCGAAGAACTCCCAGTGTCGCGCGGGATTATCATCGCCGATATCGGTCAGGATGGTGGGCTGCACGAAAGCGCCCTGATTGGGAATTTCGGGACCCACAGCAGTGGCCGTGGCGCCATGTTCGACCGCCTTGGCGATCATTTCTCTGAGACCATCCGCAGCCCGTTGGGAAGAGAGCGGCGCCAGAGTGGTCTCAGGGTCGAATGGGTCACCCATGCGCAACGCGCCCACACCTTTGGTATAGCTTTCGAGGAATTCGTCGTAGACCTCGTCGGCAATGATCATGCGTTTGGACGAGACGCAGACCTGCCCACCGTTCCAGTGCCTGCCGAACACTGCCCATTTGACGGTCTTTTCGAGGTCGGCGTCCTTTAGCACGATGAAGGCATCGGCGCCGCCGAGTTCCATGGTGGACTTTTTGAGCGCCCTGCCCGCTGCCGATGCCACGGCAGCGCCGGCAGCTTCCGAACCCGTCAGTGCGACACCCTGCACGCGCGGATCGTCGAGGATCATCTGTACATGGTCGTGATCGACGTAAAGGTTGATGAAAGCATGCTTAGGAAGACCGGCCTCCAGCATCAATTCTTCGAACGCCGCAGCGCACTGCGGCACGTTCGCCGCATGCTTGAGCAGGATCGTATTACCCGCAGAAAGCTGCGGCGCGATGATCCGCGCGATCTGGTAGTAAGGAAAATTCCACGGCTCGATCGCGAGCAGCACGCCAAGCGGATCATGGACGAGAACCGCATCGCCTTCGGCAGGGTCTGCGACGGGGAGCTTTTCGGGCGCCAGAAGCCGTTCAGCGTTATCCGCGTAATAGTCGAAGATCGCGGCGGACAGTTCGACTTCGGCGTGCGCCTCGGCGATCAGCTTGCCCATTTCCACCGTCAGGAGCGGCGCGTACTTGTCGGTGTCACGACGCAGGATTTGCGCCGCCGCGCGCATGACCTCAACGCGTTTGGCGAACGAGGTCATGCGCCACTGCTGGAAAGCCGCATCGGCATCCCCGATAGCTTGGGTAATTTCCCCGGCAGTCGCCGTCTCAAACGTCTTCAGGGTCTCGCCGGTGTAGGGATTGGTTGTCTCAAACATGCCAATTTTCTCTTCTGCTCGGTTGGCATCGGGAAATCTCGCCGCTGGTCAGCGGTTCGAGCATCGATGCAAACGCAATGTTAATGCCCTGCTTGGCTGCCCATGTGAGAGATTGGAACGCGAAGGACAATTATCACGACAAGCACATAACCTGTGCGTATGACGCACCTATGGCTGATCTCTTTGACGCGTGTCAACACCGGGATAAAAACGGGCCAGGCACCGGTTTAAAATGGGGCCAGTTGGGTTGAATAAAAAGGCTCTGTTGCAAACTCTGGCGCAGTGGCCAAGATTGGGCTGCTGGATTGGCAGGATCGGTTGCGATGAACGATTTCAAGGGGCGGCACTTCACCGGAGAGGTCATCCTATGGGCGGTGCGCTGGTATTGTCGATACGGCATCAGCTATCGTGATCTCGCGGAAATGCTGGCTGAGCGTGGGATCGATGTCGATCATACGACTATCTATCGTTGGGTGCAGCGCTACGCGCCGGAGATGGAGAAACGACTCCGCTGGTTCTGGCGGCGTGGTTTTGATCTGAGCTGGCGCCTCGATGAGACTTACGTCAAGGTGCGGGGCAAATGGACCTACCTGTATCGGGCGGTCGACAAGCGGGGCGACACGATTGATTTCTACCTGTCACCGACTCGCAGCGCCAAGTCTGCGAAGCGCTTTCTGGCAAAAGCCCTTCGCGGTCTAAGAGTCGGTTTCGAAACTCACGCTGACCGAGCCAAACGGCGTAGCATGAGCATGGCGGCGGCGGCGTAGAGGAAGGCTGCGGCGGATTTGAGGGTGGCTTCCACGTCCTTGGCCAGACGGCGGTTTCGATTGACCCAAGCGAAGAACCGCTCGACCACCCAGCGCCGAGGGAGGACGACGAAGCCGGACTGCCCGGCGATCTTGCTGACTATCTCGACGGTGATGCGGGTCGCCTCGGTGACACGGTGATGGTTATAGGCGTCACCTCAAGGTTTGTTCGCCAGACAACGATTTCTCGGACATAAGCGGAACATGGGCTACGCTACACGCTTCAACCGCGCCATTGGCTCGTTGAGTGGGTGGAATTCACCTGCTGGAAGTCGCCTGGCCTGCTCCCAGAGGTAATCGCCGGTCAGACTGATGTGCGCCCAGCCCATCGGAGAAAGGTGCGCAAGCAGTGCCGCATCGAACGCCGTGCCGACAGCGTTGAGGTGCTGGGCGGCCCGGTCGAGATAGACCGTGTTCCAGTAGGAAATCGCCGCAATCAGCAGGTTCAGCCCAGATGCGCGAAATTCCTGATTTTCCAGCGAGCGATCGGTGAACCGACCCTGCCGGTTGGTATAGATGGCGGCGGCAAGCGTGTGCCTCGCCTCGCCTTTGTTGAGACCGGCCTGACAGGCACGTCGCAGTTCCGGTTGTTCAAGCCAATCGAGCGTGAACAAAGTGCGCTCGATACGGCCCAGTTCAGCCAATGCAAAATCCAGCCTGTTCTGGCGTTTGTAGGCGGCAAGTTTTCGCAAGATTACTGACGGCGCCACCGTGCCATCCTTGATTGAGGCGACAATCCTGACGATGTCATCCCAATCGGCCTCGATCGCTGCCGTTTTGATGGTGCGGCCCATCAGATTTTCGATGCCCTTGTATGTCGATGGCGCAGCGATCGAACCCAGCTTGCGGTCGCCAATATCGCGCAGCCGGGGCGCGAAGCGGAACCCGAGTAGGTGGCAGAGTGCGAAAACATGATCGGTGGCGCCGCCGGTATCGGTATAGTGCTCATGCAACGGAAGGTTGCCGGCGCCCAGGACAAGCCCGTCGAGCACGTAAGGCGCTTCACCTGCCGTCGCGGACATGATCCGTGATCCGAATGATGCGAAGTGATCGGAAAGGTGAGAATAGATTTTCACGCCAGGTTCGGCGCCATATTTGGCATTGACGTCCGCCGCCCCTGAACGGCTCCGCCCCGACCGGAAGAACTGGCCATCGGACGACGAACTGGTGCCAGCGCCCCAATGCCGCGCGAAGGGTAATTCGTGATGGGCTGAGATGATCATGGCCAGCGCGGCCTGATAGTTCTCGGGTGAAAGATACCAGTTGTGGGTCCATGCGAGTTGGGCATAGCTGACGCCTTCGCTGGCATTGGCCATCCGCTCCAGCCCGAGGTTGGTGCCATCAGCCAGAATTGCGGCGAGTACCGTGCTGGGGTTGTCGTGCTCCTTGCCTGAGCGCAGGTCACGGAATGCGTTCAAAAAACCAGTGCGTTCGGCGACTTCAAGCAGCAGCTCGGTGATGCGCACGCGGGGAAGCAGGGTATCGAGCTTGCGATCGAGGGCTTCAGCTTCCGGTGGGGTGACAGGCGGCATTTGCTGAAGCTTGAGCCGGTCTCGTTCGAGCGACACTCCCTCAAGCTTGTTTGTTTTCAACTGCTTGGCAAATCGGCGCAGCCGCCAGTCAAGATTTCGTGCCCGGTCAGCGAGGTAGGATGCAGCATTTGAATCGAACGGAAGCACATCCGCCACTTTGGCGGCGTCGCGCCGACCCAGCAAATAGGCATCGAAGCGCTGATAGTTGCGGGTTCCCTCGATCCATACATCACCGGCGCGCAAACGATCACGCAAGGTTGCCATGATCGCAATTTCATAACGTCGGCGGTCGATACGGCCGCTTTCGGTGATGAGACGCTTCCACTGCCGATTGGGGAATGGCAGTGGAACGCCATCGGGAAGGTCGCGCGACTTTCGTGTGTTCGCATCGCGAATGACATCGATGGCTTTGATCAGTGCCGTCCCTGTTCCAGACGCCTTGAAGGTGAAGGCGTCCAGAAATGCCGGGCTGAAACGCCGTAGCGTGGCGTAACGCTCGGTTGCCGTTACCAGTGCGTCCTCGCCGGCAAGATCAGCAAGGGCATCTACTTGGGCCTTTGCCGCAACAAGCCGGTGCCAGCCCACCGCTTCGTCAATCAATTCGAGCGGATCGCCGCCATTCTGGACAGCCTCATCAAGTGCTGTAATCGTGGCGCCAAACAGCCGCATGAGTTGCCCCACCGACTGAATACTATCTTGGTAGCGACGCTCGCGCCCACGCCGCGCGCGCGTGAACATGCCGCCGATAAGTCGGTCAAACATTTGGATCGCGGCATCGGCAAGTCTGGCCTCAAGGTCGATCACTGCGGCCGTCAACGTCGCCCGCCTGCGATTGACGCTGTAATCCGAAAGCAGGAATGCCGGTGCCACGCCGCCCTCGCGGACAAATTGGGCAAAGCGGAATTCCGGAATGGCGCCCCCAACTACCGGGTGGATACCTATGCCGCGAACATAGCGCAGGCGCTCAAGCAAGCCATTGATATTGGCCGCAGTCGGGGCTTCTTCGAAATTACGCAACCACGCCAGCGGTGTCATGCCGAAATCCGGGTTGTTGATTACGAGTTCGTCTAGCCGTGTCAGTTCAGCAGAGCTGAGGCCTTCGACGATTGCGGCTGCGGCAGCTTTGCGTGCGCGTGCCCGGCCAGCAAGACCGGCGCGTTCCAGTGTGTCGCCTGACGGAAGAATGAACCGCTCACCCTTCAGGCCAACCATGAGGGCGCGAACAATCGGTTCACCTCTGTCTGTATACTCGGCGGCTTGCGCGGCAAGATTCAGGGCAAGTGCCAGGTCGCCGCGTCGAAACGGGCGTATGCCAAGATAACGCGCCACGAGATCGGCATGATCGGTACGGGTTTGCGCGCGCTGACCATATGCAGAGAAGGAGGAAGGATCGACGAATAACTGTGCCGCGAGGTACTGAAGAATGACGTCGGGAAGCCCGATCTCGGGTTGCAGACCAAAGCCGGGATGTCGCATCAAAGCGATTTGTGCAGCCAGACCGAGGCGATTTGCTGGACCATAGCGGCGCCCAACCAATTCAACATCTTCCGCAGAAAGGGTATAATGCCCAATGATCGCGGTTTCTTGGACAGGAGGATCGAACAGGCGCCGGCGCTCGTCTCCGGTCAGAAGTCGGCGTCGTGCCATTTTGCTCTCCCGCTGAGGCGAATAACAAAATTGACACCAAAGCGGCTTGCACTGGAGGGAGGCCATTCGTTGCCGGTTGATCCCCGAGCAATCACCCGGCGCAGCAAGACAGTTTGGCGACATCCTTATCAAACGTTTGGGCCGCCAGTTTGAGGCCTTCCACAGTGGTCAGGTAAGGAAATATCGTTGCACCCAATTCCAGGGTGGTCATGCCGTGTTTGATCGCCAGCACCAGTGTCTGGATCGAATCCGCGCCTTCGGGTGCCATGATCTGGCCGCCCAGCAAACGGTCGTTCGCCTTGTCGGCAATCAGTTTGATGAGACCCCGCGTATCGCGTGCTGCCAGTGCCCTTGGCACAGCATCGAGCGGGAGCAGCGAAACCTTGATGTCCAGGCCTTGCGCCCGTGCTGTCGTTTCAGTGAGGCCGGCGCTGGCGACTTGCGGGTCGGTGAAGACGACGGATGGCATGGAGGAATTGTCGTAGCGGTATTGGTTGCCCGTCACCGCGTTGCGCGCGGCCAGTTTTGCGCCATAGGCGGCCATGTAGACGAACTGGTCCCGTCCCGTTACATCGCCCGCCGCGTAAATGCCTGGAACCGACGTTTCGAGGTGGTCATCGACGACGATTCCACCATTACGGGCAAGCACTATGCCGCGCTCCTCCAGCCCAAGCCCGTCGCTATTGGGTCGGCGTCCGGTGGCGATGAGCACCTGTTCCGCCGCGACGGTGTCACAATGCCCCTCGCAGGTCAATTCGACCCCGCTCTGTGTTTGGGCGATACGCTGATAGCCGACACCTGCGCAAACCCGCACGCCCTCGGCTTCCAAATAGTTTTTCAGCGCGGCACTCACTTCCGGGTCCATTTCGGGGAGCAGGCGGCTTCGGCAGCAGATGGTGACATCAACGCCCAGACGCGAAAACATCTGTCCCAGTTCTACCCCGATCACCCCGCCACCGATCACCAGCAGCGATTTGGGCAAGCGATCCAGCGCCAGCGCCGATGTGCTGGTTAGGTAGGGCACGCTGTCCATCCCCGGAATCGGCGGCACGGCGGCGTGCGCACCCATCGCCAATATGACCTTGCCGACCTTCATGGGCGCATCGCCGACAATCAGCGCACCATCGGCAAAGCGTGCCTTGCCCTCGATATAGCTCACACCGTCATAGGCGGGCAGCAGATCGACATATTTTTTTTGGCGCAGCGTCGTGACAAGATCGTCCTTCGACGCCGCCAATACGGACCAGTCATCCATCTGGACAGCGCCCCCAAGGCCGGGAAAGCGCGCGGCGGCAAGCCCACCATGCACCGCTTCGGCGGCGCGGATCAGCGTCTTGGAAGGAACGCAGCCAACATTGACACAGGTGCCGCCAATCGTGCCGTGACCGACGAGCGCCACTTTCGCGCCCAGATCGGCAGCGGCGATCGCAGCGGAGAACCCGGCAGAACCCGCGCCGATGACGGCCACGTCAAATCCTTCCTGCCCGGGGCGGTTGCAACAGTCGTTCATTGCTTATCGCTTTCTTGAGGCGCTGGCGGCGCCCCGCTCAGTTTTGAATAGCGCGCGCCGGATAACCCGCGTTGGTTGATGCAGCGGCAATCGCAGCAGCATTGGTGCGGCGCGGGTTATAGGTTGCGCGCGCGGTCTTGGCTGCGAAATCGACCGTGACCGCCGTTACCCCGGCGACGCCTTCCATCGCCTTCTTCACGGTGATCGGGCAGGTGGCGCAGGTCATGTTCTCTATGGCAAAGGTGGTTTGCTTCTGAGCGGTTGCGGTAGCCGCGGGGCGATCTTGCGCCGTGCCACTAACTGCATAGGCGACCCCGCCGCCAGCCATAGCCAGCACGGCCATAGCGATACATACTGTATTTTTCATGGGTATTTCCTTTCAATAGAACCAGGGTGCCCACCAGTCGATGGTGAGCGCCAGGATGGCGACGGCAAGGCCCAGCCACAGCACCGCCTTGGTGGTCCAAGCCGATTGTGGACGAGCGCAGTAGGAACCGTCTTCACAGGGCGGTTTCGGCTTGAAATAGACATGCCAGAAGCCGTAGCCGAGCAGCGCGAGCGTTACGCCTGCGACATAGGGCTTGTAAGGTTCGAGCGCCGTCAGGTTGGCGATCCACGCGCCGGAAATTCCGAGCATAACCAACAGTAGCGGGACGACGCAGCAAGCCGAGGCGAGCCCCGCGCCGATCAATGCGCCCGCCGCAACCCAGTTTGCCTGCTTCGGCTCGTGGTTTTCGGTGAGGGCTGGCTGTCCCGCTTCCGGCGTTGAGACCATGGCTTGAATCCCTTGTTCCAACTGAGTGATTCGCAGTGTAGGCTCTGTAGCCACTACAGACTCAAGAGGTATTTTCATGGAGCAACAGGTCGGCATCTTGCGTGCCCAGCTTGCCCGGAAAACAGGCTGCAATCTCGAAACCATCCGCTATTACGAGAAGGTGGGATTGCTGCCGGGGCCGCCTCGCAGTTCCAACGGCTACCGCGTCTATTCGCCGGAACTGGTGCAAAGGTTGCAGTTCATCCTGCGCGCGCGCGACCTTGGCTATGCAATGGATGAGATACGGTCATTGTTGTCGCTCACCGATACCGGTGCACAAACCTGCGCGGAGGTTATGGCGAGAACCGAACTCCACCTTGAAGATGTCCGCCGCCGCATTGCAGATTTGCAGAAGATAGAGGTGACGCTGGCGACCACGTTAGCCAGATGCACTGGAGATGACGTTGCCGAATGTCCCATCCTGGAAGCACTCCAGTTTTTACCCCATCAAGGCAATTGACGCCATCTTTGAGGGATTTGATTTTGTGATGTCAGCTTGGAGTATAGCCTAACCGGACGTCAGGGCGCTACCGCGGTTTCTGTCAGATTAGGGTACTAAACGGAATTTGTTGACGAATGTCGTTGCGTATCATAGATTTCAACCTGACATTTTGATGGAGAGAGTGCGCAGTGAAGGGGCAACGGATCGGCTATGTCCGGGTCAGCACGTTCGATCAGAATGTGGATCGCCAATTGGAAGGTCAGTCGCTCGATCGGACCTTCACCGACAAGGCATCGGGCAAGGACGTCAACCGCCCCAGCTTGAGGCTCTGCTCACTTTCGCCCGCGAAGGCGATACCGTCGTCGTCCACAGCATGGATCGGTTGGCCCGCAATCTGGATGACCTGCGCAAGCTGGTCCAGGGCCTCACCAAGCGAGGTATCCGGATCGAGTTTGAGAAGGAAAGCCTGTCCTTCTCGGGGAGGATTCCCCGATGGCCAATCTGATGCTCTCGGTCATGGGTGCGTTTGCTGAGTTCGAGCGCGCCCTGATCCGCGAACGGCAACGCGAAGGCATTGCGATCGCTCGGCAGCGCGGCGCCTATCGGGGGCGGAAACGGTCGCTCTCGGATGAGATGATTGCCGATCTGCACCGCCGCGTTGCCGCCGGTGAACGCAAGGCGACCATCGCGCGCGACATGGGCATCAGCCGCGAAACCCTCTACCAGTACCTTCGCGCCGCTGCCTGACACCAATGTTCACATTATGTCCGGAAAATCGTTGTTCAGCGTACAAAGCTTGAGGTGACGCCTTATAGCCGCCATCGGCCCAGACCTTCTCGATGAACGGGAAGAGGCCGCGCGAGATTTGCAGCAACGCGCCGCCGCCATCACGATCCTGGACATCGGCGGTGTGCGGCTCGACAAGCAGCGGCCTGCCGTCAGTATCGACCAGAGCATGGCGCTTGCGACCTTTGATCTTCTTGCCAGCATCGTAGCCGCGCGGTCCGCCGCTCTCGGTGGTCTTGACGCTCTGACTGTCGATGATGGCTCCGCTTGGCGAGGCGTCCCTTCCGGCTCGCTCGCGATCGAGCGCGACCAGCGCATGGTTGATCCGCTCGAACAGGCATTCGTCACGAAACCGGGCAAACCAGCGGTAGACCGTCTGCCACGGCGGGAAGTCCTTGGGCAGCAACCGCCATGCAATCCCGCCGCGCAGAACGTAGAAGATGGCGTTCACGATTTCGCGCATTGGCCATTGCCGTCGCCGCCCCGTCGTGCGCGCCTCGGGAACAAATGTCGCGATCAGCGCCCACTCGGCATCGCTCAAATCCGTCTGGTAACGCTTCGAAACACGCGTATGCTGCACACGGGTGGCTGGGGTCCACATCAAGATCTCCGGGTTGTCTGCAAAACCCCCGGAATCACACGAACCTCAGCCGCTCAACCCCTTTCGAAACGGCCTCTAAGATGTGACGGCTGAGAGTGGCCTGTTTGATGTTCAAGATGCGCGCCGCCCTGCTGAAGCTGCCGGAGTGTGCTGCCGCGATCAGGTAACGGAGCTGACGCAATTCGATCATTCCTGCGCAACAGAGAGAAAGCATTGGGACTTACCGCGCCTGCCAAATGCCGTCTGTCGGCCCAAGTTTCCAATGAGATAGAATATGATCATCGATTTTCTCGAAACCTACCCCCGCCATCGGCCAATT
This window contains:
- the adhP gene encoding alcohol dehydrogenase AdhP, yielding MQSTMKAAVVREFGKPLVIEEVQVPRPGPGQILVKIAATGVCHTDLHAAEGDWPVKPNPPFIPGHEGAGHVVAVGQGVTHVKEGDRVGVPWLYSACGHCTHCLGGWETLCHEQQNTGYSVNGSFAEYVLADANYVGRLPDNVSFIDISPILCAGVTVYKGLKVTDTKPGDWVAISGIGGLGHMAVQYAKAMGFNVVAVDIDDAKLKLAQDLGASLTVNARDVDPVAFITKEIGGAQGVLVTAVSPTAFQQAMGMARRGGTISLNGLPPGDFPISIFDTVLNGITVRGSIVGTRLDLQESLDFAAQGKVKATVTTDSLENINDVFARMHKGEIEGRVVLDLENA
- a CDS encoding NAD-dependent succinate-semialdehyde dehydrogenase, coding for MFETTNPYTGETLKTFETATAGEITQAIGDADAAFQQWRMTSFAKRVEVMRAAAQILRRDTDKYAPLLTVEMGKLIAEAHAEVELSAAIFDYYADNAERLLAPEKLPVADPAEGDAVLVHDPLGVLLAIEPWNFPYYQIARIIAPQLSAGNTILLKHAANVPQCAAAFEELMLEAGLPKHAFINLYVDHDHVQMILDDPRVQGVALTGSEAAGAAVASAAGRALKKSTMELGGADAFIVLKDADLEKTVKWAVFGRHWNGGQVCVSSKRMIIADEVYDEFLESYTKGVGALRMGDPFDPETTLAPLSSQRAADGLREMIAKAVEHGATATAVGPEIPNQGAFVQPTILTDIGDDNPARHWEFFGPVSMLFRAKNEDDAVRIANDSPFGLGGSVFTSDTAHGAKVARRISTGMVFVNHPTMVKADLPFGGVRRSGYGRELLGLGIKEFVNHKLIDIVDIDAPF
- a CDS encoding Tn3 family transposase, whose amino-acid sequence is MARRRLLTGDERRRLFDPPVQETAIIGHYTLSAEDVELVGRRYGPANRLGLAAQIALMRHPGFGLQPEIGLPDVILQYLAAQLFVDPSSFSAYGQRAQTRTDHADLVARYLGIRPFRRGDLALALNLAAQAAEYTDRGEPIVRALMVGLKGERFILPSGDTLERAGLAGRARARKAAAAAIVEGLSSAELTRLDELVINNPDFGMTPLAWLRNFEEAPTAANINGLLERLRYVRGIGIHPVVGGAIPEFRFAQFVREGGVAPAFLLSDYSVNRRRATLTAAVIDLEARLADAAIQMFDRLIGGMFTRARRGRERRYQDSIQSVGQLMRLFGATITALDEAVQNGGDPLELIDEAVGWHRLVAAKAQVDALADLAGEDALVTATERYATLRRFSPAFLDAFTFKASGTGTALIKAIDVIRDANTRKSRDLPDGVPLPFPNRQWKRLITESGRIDRRRYEIAIMATLRDRLRAGDVWIEGTRNYQRFDAYLLGRRDAAKVADVLPFDSNAASYLADRARNLDWRLRRFAKQLKTNKLEGVSLERDRLKLQQMPPVTPPEAEALDRKLDTLLPRVRITELLLEVAERTGFLNAFRDLRSGKEHDNPSTVLAAILADGTNLGLERMANASEGVSYAQLAWTHNWYLSPENYQAALAMIISAHHELPFARHWGAGTSSSSDGQFFRSGRSRSGAADVNAKYGAEPGVKIYSHLSDHFASFGSRIMSATAGEAPYVLDGLVLGAGNLPLHEHYTDTGGATDHVFALCHLLGFRFAPRLRDIGDRKLGSIAAPSTYKGIENLMGRTIKTAAIEADWDDIVRIVASIKDGTVAPSVILRKLAAYKRQNRLDFALAELGRIERTLFTLDWLEQPELRRACQAGLNKGEARHTLAAAIYTNRQGRFTDRSLENQEFRASGLNLLIAAISYWNTVYLDRAAQHLNAVGTAFDAALLAHLSPMGWAHISLTGDYLWEQARRLPAGEFHPLNEPMARLKRVA
- the merA gene encoding mercury(II) reductase — encoded protein: MNDCCNRPGQEGFDVAVIGAGSAGFSAAIAAADLGAKVALVGHGTIGGTCVNVGCVPSKTLIRAAEAVHGGLAAARFPGLGGAVQMDDWSVLAASKDDLVTTLRQKKYVDLLPAYDGVSYIEGKARFADGALIVGDAPMKVGKVILAMGAHAAVPPIPGMDSVPYLTSTSALALDRLPKSLLVIGGGVIGVELGQMFSRLGVDVTICCRSRLLPEMDPEVSAALKNYLEAEGVRVCAGVGYQRIAQTQSGVELTCEGHCDTVAAEQVLIATGRRPNSDGLGLEERGIVLARNGGIVVDDHLETSVPGIYAAGDVTGRDQFVYMAAYGAKLAARNAVTGNQYRYDNSSMPSVVFTDPQVASAGLTETTARAQGLDIKVSLLPLDAVPRALAARDTRGLIKLIADKANDRLLGGQIMAPEGADSIQTLVLAIKHGMTTLELGATIFPYLTTVEGLKLAAQTFDKDVAKLSCCAG
- a CDS encoding heavy-metal-associated domain-containing protein; protein product: MKNTVCIAMAVLAMAGGGVAYAVSGTAQDRPAATATAQKQTTFAIENMTCATCPITVKKAMEGVAGVTAVTVDFAAKTARATYNPRRTNAAAIAAASTNAGYPARAIQN
- a CDS encoding mercuric transporter MerT family protein — its product is MVSTPEAGQPALTENHEPKQANWVAAGALIGAGLASACCVVPLLLVMLGISGAWIANLTALEPYKPYVAGVTLALLGYGFWHVYFKPKPPCEDGSYCARPQSAWTTKAVLWLGLAVAILALTIDWWAPWFY
- a CDS encoding MerR family transcriptional regulator, whose protein sequence is MEQQVGILRAQLARKTGCNLETIRYYEKVGLLPGPPRSSNGYRVYSPELVQRLQFILRARDLGYAMDEIRSLLSLTDTGAQTCAEVMARTELHLEDVRRRIADLQKIEVTLATTLARCTGDDVAECPILEALQFLPHQGN